In Pseudomonas sp. MM213, a genomic segment contains:
- the ycaC gene encoding isochorismate family cysteine hydrolase YcaC, with the protein MSNVPYKRLNKDDAVVLLVDHQTGLISLVQDFSPNEFKNNVLALGDVAKFFKLPTILTTSFEKGPNGPMVPELKEQFPDAPYIPRPGQINAWDNEDFVKAVKATGRKQLIIAGVVTDVCVTFPTLSALAEGFEVFVVTDASGTFNETVQQAAWARMAAAGAQLVNWFSVACELQGDWRNDMEGLANLLSPRIPNYRNLMNSYSVLTSK; encoded by the coding sequence ATGAGCAACGTTCCGTACAAACGCCTGAACAAAGACGATGCCGTTGTCCTGTTGGTCGATCACCAGACCGGTCTGATTTCGCTGGTTCAGGATTTCTCGCCGAACGAATTCAAGAACAATGTCCTGGCCCTGGGCGACGTGGCCAAGTTCTTCAAACTGCCGACCATCCTCACCACCAGCTTCGAAAAAGGCCCGAACGGCCCGATGGTGCCGGAATTGAAAGAGCAGTTCCCGGACGCGCCGTACATCCCGCGTCCAGGCCAGATCAACGCCTGGGACAACGAAGATTTCGTCAAGGCCGTCAAAGCCACCGGCCGCAAGCAACTGATCATCGCCGGTGTGGTGACTGACGTTTGCGTGACCTTCCCGACGCTGTCGGCGCTGGCCGAAGGGTTTGAAGTGTTTGTGGTGACCGATGCTTCGGGTACGTTCAACGAAACCGTGCAACAAGCTGCGTGGGCGCGTATGGCCGCCGCCGGTGCTCAACTGGTGAACTGGTTCTCCGTGGCGTGCGAGCTGCAGGGCGACTGGCGCAACGACATGGAAGGCCTGGCGAATCTGCTGTCGCCGCGTATTCCCAACTACCGCAACCTGATGAACAGCTACTCGGTATTGACTTCGAAATAA
- a CDS encoding mechanosensitive ion channel family protein, which translates to MSLIYGHLLSWSALLLVIDAVLWHAAPFKHRVTRVGVRLALFVMFSALIINAGVSPLQAPLLADDRVAQLGATALGILWWLYAARVLTEVIGLLLMRRIGHSGRLLQDVIGALVFLIAIVAAAGYVLELPVKGLLATSGVVAIVVGLALQSTLSDVFSGIVLNTTKPYQVDDWIIIDGVEGKVLDIDWRATHLLTSAGSTAVVPNSVAAKAKIVNLSRPGNMHGVSISIQVPNHIRPRRVLEALDRTLQGSSSLLLNPAPKAVLKEAGETMSEYVASGFIAELGKKSEVRNQLFDLAHRHLEAAGISRQLDGVIEPTSRARSLLDEVKVFRSLSEDERDRMAHSMVAQQYAAGQVVLELGEVPDSLMVIATGVVSATVPDGVGQTEAGRMGPSEVMGEQSILTDTPSQATFTALTSCIIYRIDKSLTRSCMEQRVEVGRALNKLQAVRQQNSRLALLAKPVPIKKSGFLSWLQKRQA; encoded by the coding sequence ATGTCCCTCATCTACGGTCATCTGCTGTCCTGGAGTGCGCTGTTGCTGGTCATCGACGCCGTGCTCTGGCACGCAGCGCCGTTCAAGCATCGCGTCACGCGGGTCGGTGTGCGTCTCGCGCTGTTTGTGATGTTCAGCGCGCTCATCATCAACGCCGGCGTCAGCCCGTTGCAGGCGCCGCTGTTGGCAGACGACCGCGTGGCGCAACTGGGCGCGACGGCGCTGGGGATTCTCTGGTGGCTGTACGCCGCACGTGTGCTCACCGAAGTTATCGGCCTGCTGCTGATGCGGCGCATCGGGCACAGCGGGCGGTTGCTGCAGGACGTCATCGGCGCGCTGGTGTTTCTGATCGCCATCGTCGCCGCAGCCGGGTACGTGCTGGAGTTGCCGGTGAAAGGTCTGCTGGCGACGTCCGGGGTGGTGGCAATCGTCGTCGGCCTGGCGTTGCAAAGCACCCTGAGCGATGTGTTTTCCGGGATCGTGCTCAACACCACCAAACCGTATCAGGTGGATGACTGGATCATTATCGACGGCGTCGAGGGCAAAGTGCTCGACATCGATTGGCGCGCCACTCACCTGCTGACCAGCGCCGGCAGTACGGCGGTGGTGCCGAACTCGGTGGCGGCCAAAGCGAAGATCGTCAACCTGAGCCGCCCCGGCAACATGCATGGTGTGTCGATCAGCATCCAGGTGCCCAACCATATCCGTCCGCGTCGGGTGCTGGAGGCACTGGACCGCACGCTGCAAGGCAGCAGCAGTCTGCTGCTCAACCCGGCGCCGAAAGCCGTGCTGAAAGAGGCCGGCGAAACCATGTCCGAATACGTGGCCAGCGGGTTTATCGCCGAACTCGGCAAGAAAAGCGAAGTGCGCAATCAACTGTTCGACCTCGCCCATCGGCACCTCGAAGCGGCGGGTATTTCCCGACAGCTCGACGGCGTGATCGAACCGACATCCCGCGCGCGGTCCTTGCTGGACGAGGTGAAAGTCTTCCGTTCCCTGAGCGAAGACGAACGCGACCGGATGGCCCATTCGATGGTTGCGCAGCAGTACGCGGCAGGCCAGGTGGTGCTGGAACTGGGTGAAGTGCCGGACAGCCTGATGGTCATCGCCACAGGCGTGGTCAGCGCAACAGTACCGGACGGCGTAGGGCAAACCGAAGCCGGGCGCATGGGGCCGAGCGAGGTGATGGGTGAACAGAGCATCCTCACCGATACACCGTCGCAGGCCACGTTCACCGCGTTGACCTCGTGCATCATCTACCGGATCGACAAATCCCTGACCCGCAGCTGCATGGAACAGCGGGTTGAAGTGGGTCGGGCGTTGAACAAGTTGCAGGCGGTGCGGCAGCAGAACAGTCGGTTGGCGCTGCTGGCCAAACCGGTGCCGATCAAGAAAAGTGGTTTTTTGAGTTGGCTGCAAAAACGCCAGGCATAA
- a CDS encoding alpha/beta hydrolase: MNLVKKTLTASLLALSVGNAFAAGSPGVEHNTQAFLEALAAGGGKPLEQLSPKDARAVLTGAQNSVKVDLSGVDVSDRAIKVDGQTINLKIVRPAKVKGELPVFMFFHGGGWVLGDYPTHQRLIHDLVVGSGAVAVYVDYTPSPEAHYPTAINQAYAATRWVAEHGKDIGVDGKRLAVAGNSVGGNMAAVVALMAKEQKAPALRFQLLMWPVTNAQFDTGSYQQFAEGHFLTKGMMNWFWDNYTTDQAERAQIHASPLQASAEQLKGLPAALVQTAEFDVLRDEGEAYARHLDAAGVPVTAVRYNGMIHDFGLLNPLSQIPEVKAAVRQAALELKTHLN; this comes from the coding sequence ATGAACCTCGTCAAAAAAACCCTGACCGCTTCCCTGCTCGCCCTCTCCGTCGGCAACGCCTTTGCCGCTGGCAGCCCAGGCGTTGAACACAACACTCAAGCCTTCCTCGAAGCCCTCGCCGCCGGTGGCGGTAAACCGCTTGAGCAGTTGAGCCCGAAAGACGCCCGTGCGGTGCTGACCGGTGCGCAAAACTCGGTCAAGGTTGATCTGTCGGGTGTGGACGTCAGCGATCGTGCAATCAAGGTCGATGGTCAAACCATCAACCTGAAAATCGTGCGCCCGGCCAAGGTCAAAGGTGAGTTGCCGGTGTTCATGTTCTTCCACGGTGGCGGCTGGGTGCTGGGCGATTACCCGACTCACCAACGCTTGATTCATGACCTGGTGGTCGGCTCCGGCGCCGTCGCGGTGTATGTCGATTACACGCCGTCGCCGGAAGCGCACTACCCGACCGCGATCAACCAGGCCTACGCCGCGACCCGTTGGGTGGCCGAGCATGGCAAGGACATCGGCGTCGACGGCAAGCGTCTCGCGGTGGCCGGCAACAGCGTCGGTGGCAACATGGCGGCGGTCGTGGCATTGATGGCCAAGGAACAGAAAGCCCCGGCGCTGCGCTTCCAGCTGTTGATGTGGCCAGTGACCAACGCACAGTTCGACACCGGCTCGTACCAGCAATTTGCCGAAGGCCACTTCCTCACCAAAGGCATGATGAATTGGTTCTGGGACAACTACACCACCGACCAGGCCGAGCGTGCGCAGATCCACGCCTCGCCGTTGCAGGCCAGCGCCGAACAGCTCAAGGGCTTGCCGGCAGCGTTGGTGCAGACCGCCGAGTTCGACGTGTTGCGTGACGAAGGCGAAGCCTATGCCCGCCACCTCGATGCGGCCGGTGTGCCGGTCACGGCGGTGCGTTACAACGGGATGATTCACGACTTCGGCTTGCTCAATCCGCTGAGCCAGATTCCGGAAGTGAAAGCGGCGGTGCGTCAGGCCGCGCTGGAACTCAAGACTCATCTGAACTGA
- a CDS encoding LysR family transcriptional regulator encodes MNPFEDMRIFCQVMDSGSFTSAADQLGLSKQFVSRRLMQLEERLGVRLLNRSTRRLDVTPLGQSYYESALRLLSEVEQVEQGIAGQTTEPRGTIRVSAPLSFAVAHLGCLLPVFLQRYRDVTVEVDLSDRPVDLLSEGYDLALRIGILEDSTLIARRIASIQRVYCASPAYLAERGTPGKPEDLHTHDCLPYGHGRQVQWRFEGQGKLLAVNVTGRMRVNNGELLRDAAIAGMGITYLPTFIVGAALKDGRLVPVLDEFRPQPLTLSAVYPQHRQSSRPVQALIEFLRERLDQTEGGL; translated from the coding sequence ATGAACCCGTTCGAAGATATGCGTATTTTTTGCCAGGTCATGGACTCCGGCAGCTTCACCTCGGCCGCCGATCAATTGGGCCTGTCCAAGCAGTTCGTCAGCCGTCGCTTGATGCAGCTTGAAGAACGCCTGGGCGTACGGTTGCTCAACCGCTCCACACGGCGCCTGGACGTCACGCCGCTGGGCCAGAGTTATTACGAGTCGGCGTTGCGCTTGCTCAGCGAAGTCGAGCAGGTGGAACAGGGCATCGCCGGCCAGACCACCGAACCGCGCGGCACCATTCGCGTGAGCGCGCCGTTGTCGTTTGCGGTGGCGCATTTGGGGTGTTTGCTGCCGGTGTTCTTGCAGCGTTACCGCGATGTCACGGTGGAAGTGGATTTGAGCGACCGCCCGGTGGATCTGCTCAGCGAGGGTTACGACCTGGCGTTGCGCATCGGCATCCTTGAAGACTCGACGCTGATCGCCCGCCGCATCGCTTCGATCCAGCGGGTGTATTGCGCCAGCCCGGCTTACCTGGCGGAGCGCGGAACGCCGGGTAAACCTGAGGACCTGCACACGCACGACTGCCTGCCGTATGGCCACGGCCGCCAGGTGCAATGGCGTTTTGAAGGGCAGGGCAAGCTGCTGGCGGTCAACGTGACCGGGCGGATGCGGGTCAACAACGGTGAGTTGCTCAGGGATGCGGCCATTGCCGGGATGGGGATTACGTACCTGCCGACCTTCATTGTCGGGGCGGCGTTGAAGGATGGGCGGCTGGTGCCGGTGCTGGATGAGTTTCGCCCGCAGCCGCTGACGTTGTCGGCGGTGTACCCGCAGCATCGCCAGAGTTCGCGACCGGTGCAGGCGTTGATCGAGTTTCTGCGCGAGCGGCTGGATCAGACCGAGGGTGGACTCTAG
- a CDS encoding type II secretion system F family protein — protein sequence MRFHLKAVGKAGVVSMTVEAHGDSEARRIAEDQGLRVVSLQAEKHWRALRLQKRETFNLVLFSQELTTLLNAGLPLIDALESLAEKETAPQARKTLSELVRLLYEGKSFSQALGQLSAVFPPLYVALVQSSEKTGAVGDALGRYVSYRQRMDEVRQKIVSASIYPMLLLVVGGGVVLFLMGYVVPRFSLVFEGLGNNLPWLSQVLMNSGMFLHAHQGEFFGTLAAVVVALAFLQRQPAFRRGVDRVIEKLPAVHQRIFMYELARFYRSLGILLQGGIPLVTAMGMVRGLLTAASRVRLDQACERVREGQSLSTALELNHLVTPVSLRLLRAGEQSGNLGQMMERSADFYDEEISRWIEWFVRLFEPLLMTFIGLLIGVIVILMYIPIFELASSIH from the coding sequence ATGCGCTTTCATCTCAAGGCCGTCGGCAAGGCTGGCGTGGTCTCGATGACGGTCGAGGCCCATGGGGACAGCGAGGCCCGACGCATTGCCGAAGACCAGGGCCTGCGGGTCGTCAGCCTGCAAGCCGAAAAGCACTGGCGGGCGTTGCGTCTGCAAAAGCGCGAGACGTTCAACCTGGTGCTGTTCAGCCAGGAGCTGACCACCCTGCTTAACGCCGGCCTGCCATTGATCGATGCGCTGGAAAGCCTGGCGGAAAAAGAAACCGCGCCACAGGCCCGCAAAACCTTGAGTGAACTGGTGCGCCTGCTTTATGAGGGCAAATCGTTCTCCCAGGCGCTGGGTCAGTTGTCAGCGGTTTTCCCCCCGCTCTACGTGGCCCTGGTGCAGTCCAGCGAGAAGACCGGCGCGGTGGGCGATGCGCTGGGCCGCTATGTCAGCTATCGCCAGCGCATGGACGAGGTTCGACAGAAGATCGTCAGCGCATCGATCTACCCCATGCTGTTGCTGGTGGTGGGAGGTGGCGTGGTGCTGTTTCTGATGGGTTACGTGGTGCCGCGCTTCAGCCTGGTGTTCGAAGGGCTGGGCAATAACCTGCCGTGGCTGTCACAAGTGCTGATGAACAGCGGGATGTTCCTGCATGCTCACCAGGGTGAATTCTTCGGCACCTTGGCGGCGGTCGTCGTCGCCCTCGCCTTCCTCCAGCGCCAACCGGCCTTTCGCCGGGGCGTGGACCGGGTGATCGAAAAACTCCCGGCAGTCCATCAACGCATCTTCATGTACGAACTGGCGCGCTTCTATCGCTCGCTGGGGATTCTGCTGCAGGGCGGCATCCCCCTCGTCACCGCCATGGGCATGGTCCGTGGCCTGCTCACCGCGGCCTCCCGCGTGCGCCTGGACCAGGCCTGCGAGCGGGTGCGCGAGGGGCAATCGCTGTCGACGGCGCTGGAGCTCAATCACCTCGTGACCCCGGTGTCCCTGCGCTTGCTGCGTGCCGGCGAGCAGTCCGGCAACCTCGGACAAATGATGGAACGCAGCGCGGATTTCTACGACGAAGAAATCAGCCGCTGGATCGAATGGTTCGTACGCTTGTTCGAACCCTTGCTCATGACCTTCATCGGCCTGTTGATCGGGGTCATCGTGATCCTGATGTACATCCCGATATTCGAACTGGCCTCGAGCATTCACTGA
- the gspG gene encoding type II secretion system major pseudopilin GspG: MNHRLCCAPRNGSPRAQRGFTLLELLVVLVVLGLLAGIVAPKYFAQLGRSEVKVAKAQIEGLGKALDLYRLEVGHYPSTEQGLQALVTAPSDETRWTGPYLAKKLPQDPWGRNYTYRYPGENGEYDLLSMGKDGQPGGEGENAEITSWQ; encoded by the coding sequence ATGAATCATCGTCTGTGTTGTGCCCCGCGTAACGGCTCACCGCGAGCCCAGCGCGGGTTCACGTTGCTCGAACTGTTGGTGGTGCTGGTGGTGCTGGGGTTGTTGGCCGGCATCGTCGCGCCGAAGTATTTCGCCCAACTCGGCCGCTCCGAAGTGAAGGTGGCCAAGGCGCAAATCGAAGGTCTGGGTAAAGCGCTGGATTTGTACCGCCTGGAGGTCGGCCATTACCCGTCGACCGAACAGGGTTTGCAGGCGCTGGTCACCGCGCCCAGTGACGAAACCCGCTGGACCGGCCCCTACCTGGCGAAAAAACTGCCGCAGGATCCGTGGGGCCGCAATTACACCTACCGCTACCCCGGCGAAAACGGTGAATACGACCTGTTGTCCATGGGCAAGGACGGTCAACCCGGCGGCGAAGGCGAAAACGCCGAAATCACCAGTTGGCAGTGA
- a CDS encoding lytic transglycosylase domain-containing protein, with translation MKTLTTGLLGCMLLAGTAQADVFVSVDSKGSYVLSNVHRPGRTYERVIREPESAQVSLDQQPQMIARQPYAELVSAAAKANQLPAALLHAVIQAESHYDSGATSSKGAGGLMQLMPDTAREMGVTNVYDPKANIQGGAKYLKRLMTLFDNDIALAVAAYNAGPQAVLSRGGVIPPFAETRRYVPSVLRQYRRLQGLAVDAPL, from the coding sequence ATGAAAACACTCACCACTGGACTGCTCGGCTGCATGTTGCTGGCAGGCACAGCTCAGGCCGATGTATTCGTTTCCGTGGACAGCAAGGGCAGCTACGTTTTGTCCAATGTCCACCGCCCCGGCCGTACCTATGAACGGGTGATCCGCGAGCCTGAATCGGCGCAGGTCAGCCTTGATCAACAGCCACAAATGATTGCCCGGCAACCCTATGCCGAGCTGGTTTCGGCGGCCGCCAAGGCCAATCAATTACCGGCGGCGCTGTTGCATGCGGTGATCCAGGCCGAGTCCCACTACGACTCCGGCGCGACCTCATCGAAGGGGGCGGGCGGGCTGATGCAATTGATGCCCGACACCGCCCGGGAAATGGGCGTGACCAACGTCTATGACCCCAAGGCCAACATTCAGGGCGGGGCCAAATACCTCAAGCGCCTGATGACCCTGTTTGACAACGACATCGCGCTCGCCGTGGCGGCCTACAACGCCGGGCCGCAAGCGGTGCTGAGCCGTGGCGGGGTGATCCCGCCGTTCGCCGAAACCCGCCGTTATGTGCCGAGCGTGTTGCGCCAATATCGCCGCTTGCAAGGCCTGGCCGTGGATGCGCCGCTGTGA